The proteins below come from a single Alligator mississippiensis isolate rAllMis1 chromosome 2, rAllMis1, whole genome shotgun sequence genomic window:
- the LOC102563357 gene encoding olfactory receptor 10T2-like — MNRGNESTVPEFFLLGFSNLKKLQLLLFPIFFLAYIVILISNISIMTAITVTWSLHTPMYFFLFALSFSELCSTFVIIPKTVVNLLVEKKTISVIGCATQMFGGFGFGAINCFLLTVMAYDRYVAICHPLQYSAMMNRKVCIQLVTISCVTGFLISLTINSLVFSLPLCGPRTIRHFFCDVKPVLRLACGAIYLAEIVVVSLCAFVIVGTFTVIIISYIYILSAILKIHSVAGRCKTFSTCASHLTVVVTHYGCASFVYLRPKSSSSLNEDTLISVGYLLLTPCLNPMIYSLRNKEVKFALKKLVLNSLCFFKKR, encoded by the coding sequence ATGAACAGAGGAAATGAAAGTACTGTGCCTGAATTCTTCCTGCTAGGATTCTCCAACCTGAAAAAGCTCCAGCTGCTACTTTTCCCTATTTTCTTTCTTGCATATATTGTAATCCTTATCTCAAACATCAGCATCATGACAGCTATCACAGTGACTTGGAGcctccacacccccatgtacttcttcctctttGCTCTATCCTTCTCAGAACTCTGTAGCACCTTTGTCATCATCCCAAAAACAGTGGTGAATCTGCTGGTGGAAAAGAAGACTATTTCTGTCATTGGATGTGCAACACAAATGTTTGGCGGGTTTGGTTTTGGAGCAATTAATTGTTTCTTGCTGACAGTCATGGCTTACGACCGCTATGTGGCCATATGTCACCCACTGCAGTACTCAGCCATGATGAACAGGAAGGTTTGCATTCAGCTGGTTACTATTTCCTGTGTAACTGGCTTCCTCATATCACTAACCATTAATTCTTTAGTATTCAGTTTGCCCCTTTGTGGGCCAAGGACAATTAGACATTTCTTCTGTGATGTTAAACCAGTTCTGAGGCTGGCATGTGGTGCCATATACCTTGCTGAGATTGTGGTTGTTTCTTTATGCGCTTTTGTTATAGTGGGAACATTCACAGTGATAATCATTTCCTACATCTACATCCTCTCTGCCATCCTTAAGATCCACTCTGTAGCAGGAAGGTGCAAAACTTTCTCCACATGTGCCTCCCACCTCACAGTGGTGGTAACACATTATGGTTGTGCATCTTTTGTGTATTTAAGACCTAAGTCATCCTCCTCCCTCAATGAAGACACTCTGATCTCTGTGGGTTATCTCCTGCTGACCCCTTGTTTGAACCCCATGATTTATAGCCTGAGGAATAAGGAAGTAAAATTTGCTCTAAAGAAATTAGTGCTCAATtcattgtgtttttttaaaaaaaggtga